A single region of the Streptomyces vilmorinianum genome encodes:
- a CDS encoding ABC transporter substrate-binding protein encodes MRTSSTSRSRQRSRHTARAAVAGAVACAALITGCGSDGGSDQAGDDGKITLRIGTFGSFGYDNTTGAKLYAEYEKAHPDIKIVESNVADGQKYWDTLKLRLSRNSGLADIQALEVGYVAEATGPAMADKWVDLGTTGGSEIGAFLDWKVKQATTPDGKIIGLGTDIGPMAICYNKDLFAKAKLPTDRAAVAALWQGDWAKFLETGKTYQKNAPAGTAFHDSASGLFNAVVSSEPVQYANTKGELDYENSPGVKKAWDTAVAAAQSGITAKLRQFDEKGTWNAAFKNSKFATVACPSWMTGIIKDQAGAANQGKWDIAAPPVAGNWGGSFLAVPKSGKHAKEAAELAAWLTAPAQHAKVFGVNGNIPSTKHTLTSAVVQDAKLPYFGDTPVGRIYSQAAAGITPAPISRWDGQVKTFLTDNGILDIEQRGTDPAKAWENVKKLVEDKIEQ; translated from the coding sequence ATGCGCACTTCCAGCACGAGCCGCAGCAGACAGAGAAGCCGTCACACCGCACGCGCCGCGGTCGCGGGGGCCGTGGCCTGCGCCGCCCTGATCACCGGCTGCGGCAGCGACGGCGGTTCCGACCAGGCCGGCGACGACGGGAAGATCACCCTGCGCATCGGCACCTTCGGCTCCTTCGGTTACGACAACACGACGGGCGCCAAGCTGTACGCCGAGTACGAGAAGGCGCACCCCGACATCAAGATCGTCGAGTCGAACGTCGCCGACGGACAGAAGTACTGGGACACCCTCAAGCTGCGTCTCTCCCGCAACAGCGGCCTCGCCGACATCCAGGCTCTGGAGGTCGGCTACGTCGCGGAGGCCACCGGCCCCGCCATGGCGGACAAGTGGGTCGACCTCGGCACGACGGGCGGCTCGGAGATCGGCGCCTTCCTCGACTGGAAGGTCAAGCAGGCCACGACGCCCGACGGCAAGATCATCGGCCTCGGCACCGACATCGGCCCGATGGCCATCTGCTACAACAAGGACCTGTTCGCCAAGGCCAAGCTGCCCACCGACCGCGCCGCGGTCGCCGCGCTGTGGCAGGGCGACTGGGCGAAGTTCCTGGAGACCGGCAAGACCTACCAGAAGAACGCTCCGGCCGGTACGGCCTTCCACGACTCCGCGAGCGGCCTGTTCAACGCGGTCGTCTCCAGCGAGCCGGTGCAGTACGCCAATACCAAGGGCGAGCTGGACTACGAGAACAGCCCGGGCGTGAAGAAGGCCTGGGACACCGCCGTCGCCGCGGCGCAGAGCGGTATCACCGCCAAGCTCCGCCAGTTCGACGAGAAGGGGACCTGGAACGCCGCCTTCAAGAACTCCAAGTTCGCCACGGTCGCCTGCCCGAGCTGGATGACCGGCATCATCAAGGATCAGGCGGGCGCCGCCAACCAGGGCAAGTGGGACATCGCCGCGCCGCCCGTGGCCGGCAACTGGGGCGGCTCGTTCCTCGCCGTCCCCAAGTCGGGCAAGCACGCCAAGGAGGCCGCGGAGCTCGCCGCCTGGCTCACCGCGCCCGCGCAGCACGCCAAGGTCTTCGGCGTGAACGGCAACATCCCCTCGACCAAGCACACCCTCACGTCCGCGGTCGTGCAGGACGCCAAGCTGCCGTACTTCGGTGACACCCCGGTCGGCCGGATCTACTCGCAGGCCGCGGCCGGCATCACTCCGGCCCCGATCAGCCGCTGGGACGGCCAGGTGAAGACCTTCCTCACCGACAACGGCATTCTCGACATCGAGCAGCGCGGCACCGACCCCGCGAAGGCGTGGGAGAACGTCAAGAAGCTGGTCGAGGACAAGATCGAGCAGTAG
- a CDS encoding GH1 family beta-glucosidase: MTATDPRPLTTTRRFPAGFLWGAATAAYQIEGAAAEDGRTPSIWDTFSHTPGKVFEGHTGDVAVDHYHRFRDDVRMMADLGLSAYRFSVSWPRVQPTGRGPAVQKGLDFYRRLVDELLGAGIEPVVTLYHWDLPQDLEDAGGWPERATAERFGAYATLVGEALGDRVTRWTTLNEPWCSAFLGYGSGVHAPGRTDPVAALRAAHHLNLGHGLAAQALHAALPGRARLSISLNLHEIRPLDPASAGDREAARRIDAVGNRVFLGPLLDGAYPEDLLADTASLTDWAFVRDGDTAAIRQPLDSLGINYYTPTVVSAVAEGMAKPQDDGHGASDHSPWPGADDVAFHRAPGESTAMGWAVDPSGLYDLLTRVSARYPDLPLLITENGAAYEDEVRGDGTVHDPERIAYVHGHLAAVHRAIADGADVRGYFLWSLMDNFEWAYGYAKRFGAVHVDYATQTRTPKASAHWYAGVARSGELADPAAG, encoded by the coding sequence ATGACCGCGACAGATCCCCGACCGCTCACCACGACCCGACGCTTTCCGGCCGGCTTCCTGTGGGGCGCCGCCACCGCCGCGTACCAGATCGAGGGCGCCGCGGCGGAGGACGGCCGCACCCCGTCGATCTGGGACACCTTCTCGCACACCCCGGGGAAGGTCTTCGAGGGCCACACCGGTGATGTGGCGGTCGACCACTACCACCGCTTCCGTGACGACGTCCGGATGATGGCGGACCTGGGCCTGAGCGCCTACCGGTTCTCGGTCTCGTGGCCGCGGGTCCAGCCCACCGGGCGTGGCCCCGCCGTCCAGAAGGGCCTGGACTTCTACCGCCGTCTCGTCGACGAACTGCTCGGGGCCGGCATCGAGCCGGTCGTCACGCTCTACCACTGGGACCTGCCGCAGGATCTGGAGGACGCGGGCGGCTGGCCCGAGCGGGCCACCGCCGAACGGTTCGGCGCGTACGCGACGCTGGTCGGCGAGGCGCTCGGCGACCGGGTCACCCGCTGGACCACGCTCAACGAGCCCTGGTGCAGTGCGTTCCTGGGGTACGGCTCCGGGGTCCACGCGCCGGGCCGCACCGACCCGGTGGCCGCCCTGCGCGCCGCCCACCACCTCAACCTGGGGCACGGTCTCGCCGCCCAGGCGCTGCACGCGGCGCTGCCGGGCCGGGCCCGGCTCTCCATCAGCCTCAACCTGCACGAGATCCGTCCGCTCGACCCCGCGTCGGCCGGGGACCGGGAGGCGGCCCGCCGGATCGACGCGGTCGGCAACCGGGTCTTCCTGGGCCCGCTGCTCGACGGGGCGTACCCGGAGGACCTGCTCGCCGACACGGCGTCGCTCACCGACTGGGCGTTCGTACGGGACGGCGACACGGCGGCGATCCGGCAGCCGCTGGACTCGCTCGGCATCAACTACTACACGCCGACGGTGGTGTCGGCGGTCGCGGAGGGGATGGCTAAGCCGCAGGACGACGGGCACGGGGCGAGCGACCACTCCCCCTGGCCGGGGGCCGACGACGTCGCCTTCCACCGGGCACCGGGCGAGAGCACGGCGATGGGCTGGGCGGTGGACCCGAGCGGCCTGTACGACCTGCTGACGCGGGTCTCCGCGCGCTACCCGGACCTGCCGCTGCTGATCACGGAGAACGGCGCCGCCTACGAGGACGAGGTCCGCGGGGACGGCACGGTCCACGACCCCGAGCGGATCGCGTACGTGCACGGCCATCTGGCGGCCGTGCACCGGGCGATCGCCGACGGAGCGGACGTCCGCGGCTACTTCCTCTGGTCGCTGATGGACAACTTCGAGTGGGCGTACGGCTATGCGAAGCGGTTCGGCGCCGTCCACGTCGACTACGCGACGCAGACGCGTACGCCCAAGGCGAGCGCGCACTGGTACGCGGGCGTGGCGCGGTCGGGCGAGCTGGCCGATCCGGCGGCGGGCTGA
- a CDS encoding NADP-dependent isocitrate dehydrogenase has product MTDSTIIYTHTDEAPALATYSFLPVIQAYASTAGVNVETRDISLAGRIIASFPERLEEGQRIDDALAELGALAKTPGANIIKLPNVSASIPQLKAAIAELQGQGYALPDYPDDPQTDEDKDVRARYDKIKGSAVNPVLREGNSDRRAPASVKNYAKTHPHRMGAWTPESKTSVATMGENDFASTEKSAVIAEDGTLRFEHVAADGTVTELREPLAVIAGEVVDAAVMRAAALRTFLSEQVARAKAEGVLFSVHLKATMMKVSDPIVFGHVVRAFFPKTFAAYGEVLAAAGLSPNDGLGTILQGLSALPEGDAIKASFDAEIAEGPALAMVDSDKGITNLHVPSDVIVDASMPAMIRTSGHMWGPDGQEADTLAVLPDSSYSGVYQAVIEDCRAHGAFDPSTMGSVPNVGLMAQKAEEYGSHDKTFEIAAAGTVRLVDAAGNVVLEQEVAEGDIFRACQTKDLPIQDWVKLAVTRARATGSPAVFWLDENRAHDAQLISKVVKYLTEHDTEGLEIKILSPVEATAFSLERIRRGEDAISVTGNVLRDYLTDLFPILELGTSAKMLSVVPLMAGGGLFETGAGGSAPKHVQQLVKENYLRWDSLGEFFALAASFEHLATTTGNARAQVLADTLDRATGTFLNEDKSPTRRLGGIDNRGSHFYLALYWAQELAKQTDDVQLAEAFAGLAKTLTEQEETIVSELIAVQGSPAEIGGYYQPDAATAAAVMRPSATFNEAIASLV; this is encoded by the coding sequence GTGACTGACTCGACCATCATCTACACCCACACTGACGAGGCGCCCGCCCTGGCGACGTACTCGTTCCTGCCCGTGATCCAGGCCTACGCCTCGACGGCCGGGGTCAATGTCGAGACCCGTGACATCTCCCTGGCGGGCCGCATCATCGCCAGCTTCCCCGAGCGTCTCGAAGAGGGGCAGCGCATCGACGACGCCCTCGCCGAGCTCGGCGCGCTGGCCAAGACGCCCGGCGCCAACATCATCAAGCTGCCGAACGTCTCGGCCTCCATCCCGCAGCTCAAGGCCGCCATCGCCGAGCTCCAGGGCCAGGGCTACGCCCTCCCGGACTACCCGGACGACCCGCAGACGGACGAGGACAAGGACGTCCGCGCCCGCTACGACAAGATCAAGGGCAGCGCCGTCAACCCGGTCCTGCGCGAGGGCAACTCCGACCGCCGCGCCCCCGCGTCGGTCAAGAACTACGCCAAGACGCACCCGCACCGCATGGGCGCCTGGACCCCCGAGTCCAAGACGAGCGTCGCCACCATGGGTGAGAACGACTTCGCCTCCACGGAGAAGTCCGCCGTCATCGCCGAGGACGGCACCCTGCGCTTCGAGCACGTCGCCGCCGACGGCACCGTCACCGAGCTGCGCGAGCCGCTCGCCGTGATCGCCGGCGAGGTCGTCGACGCCGCCGTCATGCGCGCCGCCGCGCTGCGCACCTTCCTGAGCGAGCAGGTCGCCCGCGCCAAGGCCGAGGGCGTGCTCTTCTCCGTGCACCTCAAGGCCACGATGATGAAGGTCTCCGACCCGATCGTCTTCGGCCACGTGGTGCGCGCCTTCTTCCCGAAGACCTTCGCGGCCTACGGCGAGGTGCTCGCCGCCGCCGGCCTGTCCCCCAACGACGGCCTCGGCACCATCCTCCAGGGCCTGTCGGCGCTCCCCGAGGGCGACGCGATCAAGGCGTCCTTCGACGCCGAGATCGCCGAGGGCCCGGCCCTCGCCATGGTCGACTCCGACAAGGGCATCACCAACCTGCACGTGCCGTCCGACGTCATCGTCGACGCCTCCATGCCGGCCATGATCCGCACCTCCGGCCACATGTGGGGCCCGGACGGCCAGGAGGCCGACACCCTCGCCGTCCTCCCGGACAGCAGCTACTCCGGCGTCTACCAGGCCGTCATCGAGGACTGCCGCGCCCACGGCGCCTTCGACCCGTCGACCATGGGCTCCGTCCCGAACGTCGGCCTCATGGCGCAGAAGGCCGAGGAGTACGGCTCCCACGACAAGACCTTCGAGATCGCCGCGGCCGGCACCGTCCGCCTCGTCGACGCCGCCGGCAACGTCGTCCTGGAGCAGGAGGTCGCCGAGGGCGACATCTTCCGCGCCTGCCAGACCAAGGACCTCCCGATCCAGGACTGGGTCAAGCTCGCCGTCACCCGCGCCCGCGCCACCGGCTCCCCGGCCGTCTTCTGGCTCGACGAGAACCGCGCGCACGACGCCCAGCTGATCTCCAAGGTCGTCAAGTACCTGACGGAGCACGACACCGAGGGCCTGGAGATCAAGATCCTCTCCCCGGTCGAGGCCACCGCGTTCTCCCTGGAGCGCATCCGCCGTGGCGAGGACGCCATCTCGGTGACCGGCAACGTGCTGCGCGACTACCTGACCGACCTCTTCCCGATCCTGGAGCTGGGCACCAGCGCCAAGATGCTCTCGGTCGTCCCGCTCATGGCCGGCGGCGGCCTGTTCGAGACGGGCGCCGGCGGCTCCGCCCCGAAGCACGTCCAGCAGCTCGTCAAGGAGAACTACCTCCGCTGGGACTCCCTGGGCGAGTTCTTCGCCCTGGCCGCCAGCTTCGAGCACCTGGCGACCACCACGGGCAACGCCCGCGCCCAGGTCCTGGCCGACACTCTCGACCGCGCCACCGGCACCTTCCTCAACGAGGACAAGTCGCCGACCCGTCGCCTCGGTGGTATCGACAACCGCGGCAGCCACTTCTACCTGGCCCTGTACTGGGCCCAGGAGCTGGCCAAGCAGACCGACGACGTGCAGCTCGCGGAGGCCTTCGCCGGTCTGGCCAAGACCCTCACCGAGCAGGAGGAGACCATCGTCTCCGAGCTCATCGCGGTCCAGGGCTCCCCGGCCGAGATCGGCGGCTACTACCAGCCGGACGCCGCCACGGCCGCGGCCGTGATGCGTCCGTCCGCCACCTTCAACGAGGCCATCGCGTCCCTCGTCTGA
- a CDS encoding phosphatase PAP2 family protein, producing MAPNDRLRTDGSTHPLETGTWWYASVAGEAADSFSARVRKRMRRAALGSVLLLVVVYAGLVLTATGQRWENAVLAGRLTDETLAAAHEANRTLQHITISSLAAALLVLTAIGLLRRRYALTLAALGTVTVSLVLAELLKRYLLVRPDLADAPPHLTQNSFPSGHTTIAMSVMFGLMLVVPYRTRGLAVGLCALWATAVGAYTVAAGWHRPSDAIGADLLVLAVACGLLALLARRGRVGPARRRRYPLRALFVIVPLTLAAAGGLGFGLVLLVDSMFALDPGDPAVPRLAYQSGHALAIGAAAAATLVLMGLLRHVDLDARPVPYRLTGPFPAEPDHEIS from the coding sequence ATGGCTCCCAACGACAGGCTCCGCACGGACGGCAGCACGCATCCCCTGGAGACCGGCACCTGGTGGTACGCCTCCGTCGCCGGTGAAGCGGCCGACTCCTTCAGCGCCCGCGTCCGCAAGCGCATGCGGCGCGCCGCCCTCGGCTCGGTCCTGCTCCTCGTGGTCGTCTACGCCGGGCTCGTGCTGACCGCGACGGGCCAGCGCTGGGAGAACGCCGTGCTCGCGGGCCGGCTGACCGACGAGACGCTGGCCGCCGCCCACGAGGCGAACCGCACCCTGCAGCACATCACGATCTCCTCCCTCGCCGCCGCCCTGCTGGTGCTGACCGCCATCGGGCTGCTGCGCCGTCGGTACGCGCTCACCCTCGCCGCACTCGGCACAGTCACCGTCTCCCTGGTCCTCGCAGAGCTGCTCAAGCGCTATCTCCTGGTCCGCCCCGACCTGGCCGACGCGCCCCCGCACCTGACCCAGAACAGCTTCCCGAGCGGCCACACCACGATCGCCATGAGCGTGATGTTCGGCCTCATGCTCGTCGTCCCCTACCGGACGCGCGGTCTCGCCGTGGGCCTGTGCGCCCTGTGGGCCACGGCCGTCGGCGCGTACACCGTGGCCGCGGGCTGGCACCGGCCCAGCGACGCCATCGGCGCCGACCTGCTCGTCCTCGCCGTGGCCTGCGGTCTCCTCGCCCTTCTCGCCCGGCGGGGCAGGGTGGGCCCCGCCCGGAGGCGCCGCTACCCCCTGCGTGCCCTCTTCGTGATCGTCCCGCTGACCCTCGCCGCCGCCGGAGGCCTCGGCTTCGGGCTCGTCCTCCTCGTCGACTCGATGTTCGCCCTGGACCCCGGCGACCCCGCCGTTCCGCGCCTCGCCTACCAGTCCGGACACGCCCTCGCGATCGGGGCGGCCGCGGCCGCGACCCTGGTCCTGATGGGTCTGCTGCGCCATGTCGACCTCGACGCACGCCCCGTCCCGTACCGACTGACGGGGCCCTTTCCCGCCGAGCCCGATCACGAGATATCTTGA
- a CDS encoding carbohydrate ABC transporter permease has translation MSRVRVSLRPSAGRQHHAGPLTYVLLGLAALVSLFPLYWNLVAASHSGERVVEAPAPLLPGPRLFDNLTFAWNQVDMGEALVNTTVVAGLVALSTVLFSTLAGFAFAKLPFKGRGAMLTLVVATMTIPPQLSVIPLYRIITDLGWVDQLQSVVLPSLVAAFGVFFMRQYLIEALPVELVEAARMDGAHSLRIIWHVVFPVARPAMAVLGMLVFVQAWNDFFWPFIALTPDGNPTLQVALAGLGSGNHTVDQSIVLTGALISTLPLLLVFAVLGKHIVGGITAGAVKS, from the coding sequence ATGTCACGTGTACGTGTAAGCCTGCGGCCGTCGGCCGGCCGCCAGCACCACGCCGGCCCGCTGACCTACGTCCTGCTGGGCCTGGCCGCGCTGGTCTCGCTCTTCCCGCTGTACTGGAACCTGGTCGCCGCCTCCCACTCGGGCGAGCGCGTGGTCGAGGCCCCGGCCCCGCTGCTGCCCGGCCCCCGGCTCTTCGACAACCTCACCTTCGCCTGGAACCAGGTCGACATGGGCGAGGCCCTCGTCAACACCACGGTCGTGGCGGGGCTCGTGGCGCTGTCCACCGTCCTGTTCTCCACCCTGGCCGGATTCGCCTTCGCCAAGCTGCCGTTCAAGGGGCGGGGCGCCATGCTGACGCTCGTGGTGGCGACGATGACGATCCCTCCGCAGCTCAGCGTGATCCCGCTCTACCGGATCATCACCGACCTGGGCTGGGTCGACCAGCTGCAGTCGGTCGTCCTGCCGTCCCTGGTCGCCGCGTTCGGCGTGTTCTTCATGCGCCAGTACCTGATCGAGGCGCTGCCGGTGGAGCTGGTGGAGGCGGCCCGGATGGACGGCGCGCACAGCCTCAGGATCATCTGGCACGTGGTGTTCCCGGTGGCCAGGCCCGCGATGGCGGTGCTCGGCATGCTCGTCTTCGTCCAGGCCTGGAACGACTTCTTCTGGCCGTTCATCGCGCTGACCCCGGACGGGAATCCGACCCTGCAGGTCGCCCTCGCCGGCCTCGGATCGGGCAATCACACCGTCGACCAGTCGATCGTGCTGACCGGCGCGCTGATATCGACGCTGCCGCTGCTGCTGGTCTTCGCCGTGCTCGGCAAGCACATCGTGGGCGGCATCACCGCGGGCGCGGTCAAGAGCTGA
- a CDS encoding carbohydrate ABC transporter permease, producing MATSLRAAADGSPPPAPPSPAPGAPGPPTSSWRSRLYRWDLRLSPYAYVAPFFLTFAAFGLFPLIYTGWLSLHRVELGGDAQWRGLDNYTALADSEFFWNALANTFTIGVVSTVPQLLMALGLAHLLNYKLRGRGFFRVAVLAPYATSIAAATLVFAQLFNTDYGLINTVLGWVGFDPVDWESSRWPAQIAISTIVTWRWTGYNALIYLAAMQAVPQDLYEAAALDGASRWRQFLSVTIPSIRPTILFTIVVSTIGATQLFGEPMIFGGSLGVSGGSGNQFQTLSLLMYEKGWVTGALGQASAIAWVMLLLLLLIGAVRLLLARVNRKKLGA from the coding sequence GTGGCCACCTCCCTCCGGGCGGCGGCCGACGGCTCCCCGCCGCCCGCCCCGCCCTCCCCCGCTCCCGGCGCCCCCGGGCCACCGACGAGCAGCTGGCGCAGCCGGCTCTACCGGTGGGACCTGCGGCTGAGTCCGTACGCCTATGTCGCCCCGTTCTTCCTCACCTTCGCGGCCTTCGGGCTCTTCCCGCTGATCTACACGGGCTGGCTCTCGCTCCACCGGGTGGAGCTCGGCGGCGACGCGCAGTGGCGCGGCCTGGACAACTACACCGCCCTCGCGGACAGCGAGTTCTTCTGGAACGCGCTCGCCAACACCTTCACCATCGGTGTCGTGTCGACCGTCCCCCAGCTGCTGATGGCTCTGGGCCTGGCCCATCTGCTCAACTACAAGCTGCGCGGCCGCGGTTTCTTCCGGGTCGCGGTCCTCGCCCCGTACGCCACCTCGATCGCGGCGGCGACGCTGGTGTTCGCCCAGCTCTTCAACACCGACTACGGCCTCATCAACACCGTCCTCGGCTGGGTCGGCTTCGACCCGGTGGACTGGGAGTCCTCCCGGTGGCCCGCGCAGATCGCCATCTCGACGATCGTGACCTGGCGCTGGACCGGCTACAACGCGCTGATCTATCTGGCCGCGATGCAGGCGGTGCCGCAGGATCTGTACGAGGCGGCGGCGCTCGACGGGGCCTCGCGGTGGCGGCAGTTCCTCAGTGTGACGATCCCCTCGATCCGCCCGACGATCCTGTTCACGATCGTCGTCTCCACGATCGGCGCCACCCAGCTGTTCGGCGAGCCGATGATCTTCGGTGGCAGCCTCGGGGTCAGCGGCGGCAGCGGCAACCAGTTCCAGACGCTGAGCCTGCTGATGTACGAGAAGGGCTGGGTGACCGGCGCGCTGGGGCAGGCGTCCGCGATCGCCTGGGTGATGCTGCTGCTCCTGCTGCTGATCGGAGCGGTCCGGCTGCTCCTCGCACGGGTGAACCGCAAGAAGCTGGGGGCCTGA
- a CDS encoding LacI family DNA-binding transcriptional regulator, which translates to MVVNGRQTGRPTLEEVAARAGVGRGTVSRVINGSPRVSEHAKAAVDRAVAELGYVPNRAARALAGSRTDAVALVIPETEARLFAEPYFLDIIRGVSAELGDADKQLLLTLIRSDKERQRFEQYLAAQRVDGVLLVSVHGDDPLPDQVRALGLPAVLNGRRTESEPVAYVDSDNVGAGRSAVAHLAERGRRRIATITGPLDMDAARCRLDGYRQGLAEAGLADDELLVATGDFTEEGGRRARRELLARSPGLDAVFAASDVMAAGARGVLRESGRRVPEDVALVGVDDSAVARHMDPPLTSVRQPIEEMGRTMARLLLQEIAGASEGQPHRVLPTELVVRDSS; encoded by the coding sequence ATGGTGGTGAACGGGCGCCAGACCGGCAGGCCCACCCTGGAGGAGGTCGCGGCCAGAGCGGGCGTCGGACGCGGCACGGTCTCGCGGGTGATCAACGGCTCCCCACGGGTGAGCGAGCACGCCAAGGCCGCCGTCGACCGGGCCGTCGCCGAACTCGGCTACGTACCCAACCGTGCGGCGCGGGCCCTGGCCGGCAGCCGCACCGACGCCGTGGCGCTGGTGATCCCCGAGACCGAGGCGCGGCTGTTCGCGGAGCCGTACTTCCTCGACATCATCCGCGGGGTCAGTGCCGAACTCGGCGACGCCGACAAGCAGTTGCTGCTCACGCTCATCCGCAGCGACAAGGAGCGCCAGCGGTTCGAGCAGTACCTCGCCGCCCAGCGGGTGGACGGCGTGCTGCTGGTCTCGGTCCACGGCGACGACCCGCTGCCCGACCAGGTGCGGGCGCTCGGACTGCCGGCCGTCCTGAACGGCCGCCGCACCGAGAGCGAACCGGTGGCCTACGTCGACTCCGACAACGTCGGCGCCGGGCGCTCCGCGGTCGCCCATCTCGCGGAGCGGGGCCGCCGCCGCATCGCGACCATCACGGGCCCCCTCGACATGGACGCCGCCCGCTGCCGCCTCGACGGCTACCGCCAAGGGCTCGCGGAGGCCGGGCTCGCCGACGACGAACTCCTCGTCGCCACCGGTGACTTCACCGAGGAGGGCGGGCGACGCGCCAGGCGGGAGCTGCTCGCGCGCAGCCCCGGCCTCGACGCCGTCTTCGCCGCCTCCGACGTGATGGCGGCCGGGGCGCGTGGCGTGCTGCGCGAGTCGGGGCGCCGCGTCCCCGAGGACGTGGCCCTGGTCGGGGTCGACGACTCCGCGGTGGCCCGCCACATGGACCCGCCCCTGACCAGCGTGCGCCAGCCGATCGAGGAGATGGGGCGCACGATGGCCAGGCTGCTGCTCCAGGAGATCGCGGGGGCGTCCGAGGGGCAGCCCCACCGCGTGCTCCCGACGGAGCTGGTGGTCCGGGACTCGTCCTGA